In the Populus trichocarpa isolate Nisqually-1 chromosome 1, P.trichocarpa_v4.1, whole genome shotgun sequence genome, one interval contains:
- the LOC18095643 gene encoding uncharacterized protein LOC18095643, whose protein sequence is MVKPSDQFWICVEQMNGGSFRCKFCGYVFAVDTSISTIISHLSGVKGCGVDICEKVPADVQEATYLATYGANKKIKAMLSSCYDEANNTALTSLQGQNSEVEMLEGDLERVPMEVQGMEQEAGEHRGLFPEETGYDREHEIAETMQPMERSISAERLELDHDAGETRREETQAFHELRWLYHFSC, encoded by the coding sequence atGGTTAAACCGAGTGATCAATTTTGGATTTGTGTTGAGCAGATGAATGGTGGTTCTTTCAGGTGTAAATTCTGTGGGTACGTATTTGCGGTTGATACTTCGATTTCAACGATCATCTCTCATTTGTCAGGAGTTAAAGGATGTGGGGTTGATATTTGTGAAAAAGTCCCTGCAGATGTTCAAGAAGCAACCTATCTAGCTACTTAtggagcaaataaaaaaatcaaagccatGCTAAGTTCATGCTACGATGAGGCAAATAATACAGCTTTGACTTCTTTGCAAGGGCAAAACAGTGAAGTTGAAATGCTGGAAGGAGATCTCGAAAGAGTGCCAATGGAGGTTCAGGGCATGGAGCAAGAAGCAGGGGAGCATAGAGGTTTATTTCCTGAGGAGACAGGTTATGACAGGGAACATGAGATTGCAGAAACCATGCAGCCTATGGAGAGAAGTATCTCAGCAGAGAGGCTTGAACTTGATCATGATGCAGGTGAGACtagaagagaagaaacacaagcATTCCATGAGTTGCGCTGGTTGTATCATTTCTCTTGTTGA